CGCCGCGTACCGCCAGATCACCCACGACAAGACCACCTTGGCCAGCCCGGAGGTCATCGCCAGCCGCCCAGGACTGCCCCAGGCAATGCACGCCTCGCTGCGCGCGATCGAGGCCGGCTCCGAGCTCGCAGTCGTCGTCGCCGAGAAGGCCGACGCACCCGACCTCACCGGCCCGGCCCGAGCCCTGTCGCGCCGAGCTCACAACGACGTCGAGGCCGGCCTGGCTACCCCGCCTGCCGAGGGCGACGTCGTCTGGGTCTCCCCCGCCGACATCCTCGCCAAGCGCCTCGTGCCACTCCCCCCGCCCGTCGCGGAGACCCTGCGCGCGGCCAGCGACGCCACGATCGACGCCACAAGCTCGGCCTCCGCGGTGGTTACGGTGCACATGCCGAGCAATGAACGAGTCCCGGCGAGGGTGAACACGCACCAAAGCCCTACCGGGCGAAATGAAGTGGCACCACTCACCGCCGGTATCCCAGCCAAGAGCCGTGGCCGGTGACGACGCTTCGCGCCCATACAAGTCCGGTAGCACCGCAACTGAACCGCGCCTGCCACGAACTGTCGGAGGTGACTCGTACCCTCAAAGAGCCGGGCTCTCCAGGTTCCTCGGCAGAAGCGAGGTACCGGTGGGAGGCGGTAAGCAGGTCAAGTCGCAGCACGCACATCAGCGACGCTGGGATTGCCCTGATTCACCAGCGGGTCAGCGCCATGGATCACGTCTGGCATGAGCGCACAGTCGACGCCGGGATCGATGGCACGATCGAGTTGCGCGACCCCGCGACGGGCGAAGTTAGCAACTGCCACCTCCAGGTGCAAAGCAAGGCCCGCGACAACGACTTCCGCCGCCTCGGACAGCTGGTCCTCGACGGACTCCACCTCCCAGATGAGACCGTCGGGTTCCCGTGAGGTGCCGTACGCAGGGCAGCGCGGGTCGTCGCTTGTGCCAACATATGTAATCCGGTGCGTTGTGCGCTTGTTGACGTAGCCTTTTCCATCTCAAGTATGTCCCATCTCGGGCATACCGCCGACCACCGGTCAAGTCACGGAGTTCACCTTGGTTCCACGGTCTGAGGTTCGACACGACCTGTTCGGCGATCCCACACGAGAGGCAGTGGGAGACGTTGACGGGGCGCACTCAACCGACGCTTGGTCGCGTACGCTGGAGGTCCTCTCGCGAGCAGCAGACCATCCCCTGATGCGTGCATTCGACCTCGATGCCATTTTCACTTTTGACCGCAGCCTGCGCTACCTGTCAGTCAACGGCAGCGGCCTCGCCGCGCTGGGCCTCTCCCGAGAGGCCCTGGAGGGCAAGACCCTCTTTGATGTCTTCCCTGCAGAGACGGTCACCATGGCCGAGCCTTGGTTCCGAGACGCGCTCGCAGGTCGCTCGAACACCATCGACGTGCCCTTTGCGGGCCGAATCTTCTCTCAGCACCTGACTCCCATTCGAGACGAGTCCGGCCAGGTCGTAGCAGCAATGGGAGTCGTAGAGGACGTCACCGAGGCACGGGCAACGGCGCAAGCGCGCCGGGAATCCGAGGAACGTTTCCGGCTCAGTTTCGACCACGCCCCCATCGGCAAGGCGCTGGTCGAACTCGATGGGCGCCTGCGGCAAGTCAACAAAGCGTTCGCGAACCTTACGCGGTACTCCGAGCAGGAACTGCTGGCACGGTCGTTCCAGGACATCACCCACCCCGACGACTTCGACACACACGTGGATTACAGCAGTCGGCTGCTTGCCGGGGAGATCGACGCGTACGACCTGGAGAAGCGCTACATCACCGGGTCGGGTTCCACCGTTTGGGCGCAGCTGTCGGTCACATTGGTACGGGATCCTGACGGCGCGCCGCAGTACTTCATCGCTCAGATCCAGGACATCACAGATCGCAAGGTACGCGAGGCATCTCTTCGGGACATGGTTGCCATGCTGTCGCACGACCTGCGCGCTCCCATGTCGGTTGTCACGGGGTACGTCGAAATGCTTCTCGACTCCTGGGATTCACTGCGCGCCGACGAGCGCCGCAGCTTCCTGCAGAAGACGAAGGCAGCGGCGCATTCAGTGCAAGCGCTGCTCGAAAACACGTTGACGGTCTCGGAACTGGACGACAGCGGTCTCGTCGTTTATCCCGCGCCGGTGAGCGTGAGCGAGGTGGCTGGCGAAGTCCTAGACAATCTCGGTTTGACGTCGTCTATCACCCTTCGCGCAACGGGAGACACCACGGCGCTTGTTGACCGCGGACACCTGACGCAGATCGTTACGAATTTGGTGACCAATGCTCTGAAGTACGGCGCAGAACCAGTCGTCGTGAACATCCGCACGGACACCGATTCGGTTGCCGTCGAGGTGGCGGACGCGGGTCCAGGGGTGCCGCCGGAGTTCGAGCCACATCTGTTTGACCGCTTCACCCGATCTGAGGCGTCTCGATCGGGCCGGGAGCGGGGCAGCGGGCTCGGCCTTTACATCGTCCGGCGTCTTCTTCTGCTCAATGGCGGTGACGTCCGGTACACACCCCAGCCAGACGGGGGTGCGATGTTCGCCTTTCATCTCCCCCGGGCCGCACCACGCGCTCCCACGTCACGGCGCGGACAGTCTGTCCAGTGAAACAACTGACTGTGGATTGGGCGCGACTCATGGCTCGCGATCTTCGGGCGTGGTGGGGGTCGCAAGGCCGTTGAGGATCAATGCGCAGATCGCCGCTGCGAATCGTGCCGCATCCGCAGACGGATCCTCTGAGGGACCTTCGACTGCGGCGCTGAGGCCGGCGACGGTGATGGCACCGAAGACGCCCATGGCGACCGCACTCGGGTCGGCGACCCGGCGCAGTGACCCGTCGGCCAGCAGTTGCTCGATCGGCTCGTAGAACGCACTGCGCAATGCATCGGCGAGGTCGGGCAGCCGGGTGG
The Nocardioides luti genome window above contains:
- a CDS encoding DUF4365 domain-containing protein; the protein is MDHVWHERTVDAGIDGTIELRDPATGEVSNCHLQVQSKARDNDFRRLGQLVLDGLHLPDETVGFP
- a CDS encoding PAS domain-containing sensor histidine kinase, translating into MRAFDLDAIFTFDRSLRYLSVNGSGLAALGLSREALEGKTLFDVFPAETVTMAEPWFRDALAGRSNTIDVPFAGRIFSQHLTPIRDESGQVVAAMGVVEDVTEARATAQARRESEERFRLSFDHAPIGKALVELDGRLRQVNKAFANLTRYSEQELLARSFQDITHPDDFDTHVDYSSRLLAGEIDAYDLEKRYITGSGSTVWAQLSVTLVRDPDGAPQYFIAQIQDITDRKVREASLRDMVAMLSHDLRAPMSVVTGYVEMLLDSWDSLRADERRSFLQKTKAAAHSVQALLENTLTVSELDDSGLVVYPAPVSVSEVAGEVLDNLGLTSSITLRATGDTTALVDRGHLTQIVTNLVTNALKYGAEPVVVNIRTDTDSVAVEVADAGPGVPPEFEPHLFDRFTRSEASRSGRERGSGLGLYIVRRLLLLNGGDVRYTPQPDGGAMFAFHLPRAAPRAPTSRRGQSVQ